A window of the Pseudomonadota bacterium genome harbors these coding sequences:
- a CDS encoding amidohydrolase family protein produces MKIIDIHTHGIGGYDTKTQDPEHILKIAEIQGAHGVAEIMPTIYSSPIKEMRGNMIAVKKAMEIQKEGDRGQGIGGREQKVKNSSEFGVQSSETKSSSLIAHSSSLIVGVHLEGPFLNPSRCGALDGTSFLQPTEYNLKKLIEGFEDMIKIITIAPELKDTVKLIKTISDMGIIVSMGHSDATYTEAEAGFHAGAKGITHIFNAMRGFHHREPGITGFGLLNKDVYIEVIGDPYHLSPKTIELVFKVKNPKKIIIVSDSVKDTKISSTTQGVTDTHGKLLGGSITVTESARRLIEMGFDKKVIMQCISKNPASYLYK; encoded by the coding sequence ATGAAGATTATTGATATCCATACCCACGGCATAGGTGGCTATGATACGAAGACACAAGACCCTGAACATATCCTTAAAATAGCAGAAATACAGGGCGCTCACGGTGTTGCTGAAATAATGCCCACGATATATTCCTCACCTATTAAGGAAATGCGGGGGAACATGATAGCTGTCAAGAAAGCGATGGAAATTCAAAAAGAAGGGGATAGGGGGCAGGGGATAGGGGGCAGGGAACAAAAAGTAAAGAACAGTTCAGAGTTCGGAGTTCAGAGTTCGGAGACAAAAAGTTCTTCGCTCATTGCTCATAGCTCATCGCTCATAGTTGGTGTTCATCTTGAGGGTCCGTTTCTTAATCCATCACGATGCGGAGCACTCGACGGTACATCATTCCTTCAACCAACAGAGTATAACCTCAAAAAACTCATTGAAGGTTTTGAAGATATGATAAAGATCATCACCATCGCACCCGAGTTGAAAGATACAGTAAAACTCATCAAAACTATATCTGACATGGGAATTATCGTCAGTATGGGGCATTCAGATGCTACATACACAGAAGCAGAGGCTGGCTTCCATGCAGGAGCCAAAGGGATTACCCACATCTTTAACGCAATGCGTGGCTTCCATCATAGAGAACCAGGCATCACAGGTTTCGGGCTCCTCAATAAAGATGTCTATATCGAGGTCATAGGAGACCCTTATCACCTTAGTCCAAAAACAATCGAACTCGTATTCAAGGTAAAAAACCCCAAAAAAATAATCATTGTCTCAGATTCAGTGAAAGACACAAAAATTTCCTCAACAACCCAGGGCGTAACAGATACCCATGGCAAACTACTCGGCGGCTCGATTACTGTCACTGAATCAGCCAGAAGACTTATTGAAATGGGTTTTGATAAAAAGGTTATCATGCAGTGTATAAGTAAAAATCCTGCATCTTATCTGTATAAGTAA